The DNA region ATTAAGGCTAAGCGCTCCATCACCGATAAATTATAAATTTGTTTTCTCAGTTCTTGCAAAGACATGGTTTCTCCTCGCATAAAAAATATTGTTAACCAATTTAATGTATTATATCACTGAATTCAAAAACTTTTGTTCATAATTGGATAAAATATCAAGGCTTGAAGTGTTTCTCTAAATGTTAATCTCAATAAATGATCAAAGAGTAACTTTACCACCAGCAAAACCCCATGCAAATACACATTGAACCCTTTACCGTCCACAAACGCTTTGCCCTTACCATCAGTCGCGGTACTACCGCCCAAACAACAAATATCTGGGTTAGAATCGAACACGCCGGCATTGAAGGATGGGGAGAAGCTTCACCTTTTTCGATTGGAAGCAACCGGCAAACGACTGAAGATATTCTTGAAGCATTGCAGGCATTTGTAAGGTTGGCAGATGGATTAAATCCCCTCAACCGGCAGCAAATCGAACAATTATTTCTTGAACTTAAAACACCTTCTGCTGCCCGTGCGGCAATAGATACAGCCTTGCACGATTGGTTAGGTAAAAAAGTGGGATTGCCCCTATGGCAAATGTGGGGACTCAATCTTAACCTAATTACCCCCGTTTCTGTCACGATTGGAATTAATTCGCCAGAGGGTGCAAAAGAGCGGGTGCGAGATTGGTTTAAACTGACAAAATTCAAGTTTGTTAAAGTAAAATTAGGCAGTCCGGCTGGAATTGAAGCGGATCAGGCGATGCTGAGGACCGTGAAAGAAGAAGCACCACCTGATACTCAATTGAGCATTGATGCAAATGGGGGATGGAGTTTAAATGATGCGGTGAAAATGTGTTCGTGGCTTGCAGATTTGGGTGTTAAATATGTGGAGCAACCGCTGCCGGCAGGACAGGAAAAAGACTTACCGGCCTTGAAAGAAAAATCGCCTCTACCTATTTTTGTTGATGAAAGTTGTTTCACCAGCCGAGATATTCCAGAATTGGCAGATCGGGTGCATGGCATTAACATTAAGTTGATGAAGTCGGGAGGTTTAGCGGAAGCGTTGCGGATGATCCATACTGCAAGGGCTTGCGGTTTACAAGTGATGTTTGGTTGCTATTCCGATAGTTCGATTGCGAATACTGCGATGGCTCAATTATCACCTTTGGCGGATTATTTAGATTTAGATAGTCATTTGAATCTGATAGATGATTCGTTTGCCGGCGCGGTGATAGAAAAGGGTTGTTTGGTGCCGAATGATTTGCCGGGGTTGGGGGTGATTAAGAATTAGGTTTTTGATAGGAGGCAAGCAGTTTGATTTTTTGAACCGCAGATGCACGCAGATAAACGCAGATGTAGGCAATAAATTATTGTTAGGTGGACGCAGATGTAGCGATAGTCTACTGTTAGTGTTCTAAGATGATTGTGATGGATGGATAAAGTTAGGTTTCGATTTTTAGAAATTAGTTAATTTTATGCTGACTGATCAAGATAGAGTTGCTATTTTATTGCATGAAGGGATTCGTGGGCCTTCTGGAAAAACCGGCTTATCCCTTCTACGTTTTAGTGAAGCGTCGATTGTGGTGGTAATTGACCGGCAATGTGCGGGTGAGTCGCTGCCAGAATTAACCGGCATTGCGCGTGATGTGCCGATTGTTGCTTCGGTTGAGGAAGCGCTCGCCTACAACGCGAATGTGTTATTAATCGGGATTGCGCCGTCTGGGGGCGCGTTGCCGGCAGAGTGGCTGGCGGAAGTTCGGCAGGCTGTGGCAGCGGGGTTGTCGGTGGTGAATGGTTTGCACACGCAACTCGCCAAAGATGAGGAATTCCGGGAGTTGCTGCGGGAGGGACAGTGGATTTGGGATGTGCGAAAAGAACCGGCACGTTTGGCAATTGGCGGTGCGAAGGCGCGATCGCTGGCTTGCCGGCGCGTTTTAACCGTTGGTACGGATATGAGTATCGGCAAAATGTCTACGAGTTTGGAGTTAAACCGCGTATCTGTGCGGCGCGGCTTGCGTTCTAAATTTCTGGCAACTGGACAAGCCGGCTTGATGATTGCCGGTGATGGAATTGCGCTGGATGCGGTGCGGGTGGACTTTGCTGCCGGCGCGGTGGAACAGATGGTGATGCAGTTTGGCAACGATCACGACATTTTGCACATTGAGGGACAGGGTTCCCTGCTGCATCCGGGATCAACGGCTACTTTGCCCCTGCTGCGCGGTTCTCAGCCAACGCATCTAGTGGTGGTGCATCGAGCCGGCCAAACTCATGTTCGCAATCATCCCCAGGTGCAGATTCCGCCGCTGCCGGTTGTGGTTCAGCTTTATGAGGCGGTTGCCGGTGCCGGTGGTGCCCTGCAACCGGCGCGTGTCGCTGCAATTGCACTCAACACTCACCACTTAGATGAGCCGGCAGCCAGAGATGCAATTGCACAAGTTCAAGAAGAAGCCGGTTTGCCTTGCACCGATCCCGTGCGTTTTGGTGCCGACATTTTGTTAGATGCAGTGATGAATGAGAAAATTTTGTAACATAACTTTTCCCAAGAATGCCCTGCCACCTGCATAATCAAAGCCCAGTGCTCCCAATATACCTCTATATATATTTGGAGTTCTTTGTTATGTCATGTCCTTACGATGGTAAAAATCTTCAAAAACTTCCTTGCCATTTTGTTCAGCACCCTCAGAAGTCACACCTCTTTGTCTGTTGCGTTTGCAAAAACTCCTGTGATGCTCAAGAAGGGGACAATCCCTTTGGTAGTTTGCTAGGGATTGTAATCGCAGTCATTATTGTCATGGCTGTCATTGTGGACGGGAGAGCAGATGTACCGAACCAACCCGCCACTGATACTAGACAATCTATTAAGGTTGAACCTTTTCGCTAATACTTAATGCTAAAGGTGATTTTATTACCAATAAACTGAGCCGGCATTCCACCGGCTTTTTTGTTGCCTTCAGTTTCAATCAGCTAGAAGCTATTTATCGCCCTAAAGGATCGTCACCCTGAAAAGCTTGCCGTGCCGGCATCTTCTTTGTTAGAAATGTTACAACCGATTGAGGATACATGAATTGCCGGCATTCGCACATTTTAAACTTTTTTTAAAAAAAAGAAATCAAAGAAGTTTAGCAGCAAGAAACACAGAAGGGCCGAAACGTAGAATGCTACATTACCTTTCAATTTGGGTACTTTAAGCTTTGAAGCAGCTCAACCTTTAATACTTCAGCTCTGGATATCTCTCATGAATCTGCTAGCTTTCCCGAATCGTTCCAAACAAGTTTTGCTGATCTTTTTGATTGCGCTCATCTATTATGTTACAGCAAAACTTGGGCAATATCTGGCAATTCCGCCTGGATTCATTACGCCCGTATATCCACCATCTGGCATTGCACTTGCCGCCATTTTGCTCATGGGCTATCGAGTTTGGTGGGGCATTTGGTTAGGAGCCTTGGTTGCGGCAACGTGGGCATTTTTGGCAAATACAGGCATTTTGTCAATGTCGATTATTTCTGGTTTCGGTATTGCCACAGGTTCCGTCTTACAGGCAATCGTGGGTGCATATCTGATTAAACGGTTCATCGGTTCTCGCTATATATTTACCACTACACCTAACGTTACAAAATTTACTGGAATTGAACTTTTGAGCTGTATGGTGAGTCCCACCTTTGGTTCGACTACCATGTACCTGTGTGGATTCATTGAGGAAAAAGACTACCTCATTAGCTGGTTAACATTCTGGTTAGGAGATGCCATCGGTGTTTTGGTGATTGTACCGCTTCTGCTTTTTTGGATTGAGCATTGGTTCAGCAAGCATAGCCTTCAAGCCGGCAAACCCATAAACACAGCAACGCATCACAGATCACGACGAGCAGTTCAGTCCACCTTGGAAATTACGCTCTGGGCTTTCTTGCTATTAAGCGTAGGAATCGTGGCTTTTGGCTTCGGCTATCCGGTTGAATATTTGCTGATTCCACTGTTAGTGTGGTCGGCCTTTCGTTCTGAGCAAAGGTTCACAGCGATTGCGATCTTTTTGGTTTCGGCATTAGCAATTGCCGGTGCGATTCGAGGGACAAGTTCATTCAATCGCAGCACCCTCAACGAATCTCTACTGCTATTGCAAGCATTTATTGGAACTGTCTGCGTTACCACACTGATTTTGTCAGCCGTCATTATGGAGCGAGAACAGGCAAAAGCACGAATAGAGCGAGTCAATGAAGAACTAGAGTTTAAAGTTGAGGAACGCACAGCAGCATTACAGCAATCTAAAGAAATTGCTGTTCGCGAAGCGGCGCGAAGTGCAGCAGCAAACCAGGCAAAAAGTGAGTTTCTTGCCAACATGAGCCATGAGTTAAGAACGCCACTCAATGGCATTATGGGCTATGCCCAAATTTTGCAGCGATCTAAAACTGTGGGTGAAGAGGAGCGAGGGCAGGTGAATGTGATTTACCAGTGTGGTTCCCACCTGCTAACCATGATCAACGATATCCTCGATCTCTCTAAAATTGAAGCCGGCAAGATGGAAATCAACCCATCCGACTTCCACTTCCCTGCATTTCTGCAAGGCGTTGCGGAAATGTGCCGTATTCGCGCCGATCTAAAAGGCATTAGCTTTCACTACCAATCCACCGCCGAGTTACCCACCGGAGTGCGTGCTGACGAAAAACGCTTGCGGCAAGTTTTGCTCAACTTATTGGGCAATGCAATCAAGTTTACCGATGACGGCAGTGTTACCTTGAGCGTTAGCTTTGCAGCAGCAGACAAAATACGCTTTGAAGTGCGCGATACCGGCATTGGAATGTCTCCCGATCAGTTGCAAAAGATATTTCTGCCTTTTGAACAAGCCGGTGACGCTAAACGCCAAGCCGAAGGCACGGGATTGGGACTTGCTATCAGCCAAAAGATCGTCAGCCTCATGGGGGGTGCCATTCAAGTGCAAAGCGAAAGGGGTGTTGGTAGTATCTTCTGGTTTGATGTCAGCCTACCCCAAGCAGATGAGTGGATAAAAACAGCTCAAGTTGATCGTCATGGACAGATCGTTGGAATCAAAGGCGAACGACGTAAAATCATTGTTGTGGATGACAAGTGGGAAAACTGTTCTGTTGTTTGTAACTTATTACAACCCATTGGTTTTGAAGTTGTAGAAGCCGGCAACGGTGAAGAAGGTTGGCAGAAAATTCAGCAGTTTCAGCCTGATTTAGTCATCACCGATCTGGTAATGCCTGAACTAGATGGATTTGGGCTGATGAAGCGTATCCGCGAATCGGAGAATCTGAAACACATCATCATTATTGTTTCCTCTGCCAGTGTCTTTGACAGTGATCAGCATCAAAGTTTGGAAGCTGGAGGAGATGCCTTTTTGCCTAAACCTGTGCAGGCAACAGAACTTCTGGAAAAACTTCGTAAGCATTTGCAAATAGAATGGGTTTACGCAGAAATCTACCCAACCTCTGTTCAGCAACTCACTGATGAAACCGATATCATTCCACCTTCTGCAACAGAACTTGAAATGCTATACCAGTTAGCTGTGCGCGGAAGCTTAAAAGGCATCATCAAACAGGCAAAACTGCTGGAGCAATCGGATGACAAACTTCTTCCTTTTACTCAAACCCTACAGAAACTTGCAAAAGGTTTTCAAGAGGAAGCCATTTTAGAATTCATCAATCTCTACAGGAGCTAGCAAGTATTGATTCTCTCTCTAAACTCCAAACAGCTATTCTGATGTGAATAACACGCTGCAAGCCTTGTCATCCCG from Microcoleus sp. FACHB-68 includes:
- a CDS encoding DUF1611 domain-containing protein; translation: MLTDQDRVAILLHEGIRGPSGKTGLSLLRFSEASIVVVIDRQCAGESLPELTGIARDVPIVASVEEALAYNANVLLIGIAPSGGALPAEWLAEVRQAVAAGLSVVNGLHTQLAKDEEFRELLREGQWIWDVRKEPARLAIGGAKARSLACRRVLTVGTDMSIGKMSTSLELNRVSVRRGLRSKFLATGQAGLMIAGDGIALDAVRVDFAAGAVEQMVMQFGNDHDILHIEGQGSLLHPGSTATLPLLRGSQPTHLVVVHRAGQTHVRNHPQVQIPPLPVVVQLYEAVAGAGGALQPARVAAIALNTHHLDEPAARDAIAQVQEEAGLPCTDPVRFGADILLDAVMNEKIL
- a CDS encoding MASE1 domain-containing protein; this translates as MNLLAFPNRSKQVLLIFLIALIYYVTAKLGQYLAIPPGFITPVYPPSGIALAAILLMGYRVWWGIWLGALVAATWAFLANTGILSMSIISGFGIATGSVLQAIVGAYLIKRFIGSRYIFTTTPNVTKFTGIELLSCMVSPTFGSTTMYLCGFIEEKDYLISWLTFWLGDAIGVLVIVPLLLFWIEHWFSKHSLQAGKPINTATHHRSRRAVQSTLEITLWAFLLLSVGIVAFGFGYPVEYLLIPLLVWSAFRSEQRFTAIAIFLVSALAIAGAIRGTSSFNRSTLNESLLLLQAFIGTVCVTTLILSAVIMEREQAKARIERVNEELEFKVEERTAALQQSKEIAVREAARSAAANQAKSEFLANMSHELRTPLNGIMGYAQILQRSKTVGEEERGQVNVIYQCGSHLLTMINDILDLSKIEAGKMEINPSDFHFPAFLQGVAEMCRIRADLKGISFHYQSTAELPTGVRADEKRLRQVLLNLLGNAIKFTDDGSVTLSVSFAAADKIRFEVRDTGIGMSPDQLQKIFLPFEQAGDAKRQAEGTGLGLAISQKIVSLMGGAIQVQSERGVGSIFWFDVSLPQADEWIKTAQVDRHGQIVGIKGERRKIIVVDDKWENCSVVCNLLQPIGFEVVEAGNGEEGWQKIQQFQPDLVITDLVMPELDGFGLMKRIRESENLKHIIIIVSSASVFDSDQHQSLEAGGDAFLPKPVQATELLEKLRKHLQIEWVYAEIYPTSVQQLTDETDIIPPSATELEMLYQLAVRGSLKGIIKQAKLLEQSDDKLLPFTQTLQKLAKGFQEEAILEFINLYRS
- a CDS encoding dipeptide epimerase → MQIHIEPFTVHKRFALTISRGTTAQTTNIWVRIEHAGIEGWGEASPFSIGSNRQTTEDILEALQAFVRLADGLNPLNRQQIEQLFLELKTPSAARAAIDTALHDWLGKKVGLPLWQMWGLNLNLITPVSVTIGINSPEGAKERVRDWFKLTKFKFVKVKLGSPAGIEADQAMLRTVKEEAPPDTQLSIDANGGWSLNDAVKMCSWLADLGVKYVEQPLPAGQEKDLPALKEKSPLPIFVDESCFTSRDIPELADRVHGINIKLMKSGGLAEALRMIHTARACGLQVMFGCYSDSSIANTAMAQLSPLADYLDLDSHLNLIDDSFAGAVIEKGCLVPNDLPGLGVIKN